From Chryseobacterium shandongense, the proteins below share one genomic window:
- a CDS encoding CPBP family intramembrane glutamic endopeptidase: MNYLLKLKNETLNLLRFIRKPNDFQFNYTFKQKISLIFNVLVLEIIFSLLIIFPSQYLAEQFIIVEETEIFKNLTVFETVVLVVIMAPLAEEIIFRYSLRYNKLFSKFVTKETWDKIFPFIVYIFSILFGFIHLSNYTNDSWKFYAFSPLIIASQLTGGLLLSYIRVRLNILYSMLYHAIWNLLFGIIVPSAYVLFTPPFVESNPDYHIKIEEKAFISSVSFNAQIKEDKIYYIQARKFQFQNLLDYLYGKGKLRSEEGLMDIDFESEEGISKEEFLKILRKKYDIR; this comes from the coding sequence GTGAATTATTTACTGAAACTAAAGAACGAAACCCTCAATCTGCTAAGATTTATTAGAAAACCAAATGACTTTCAGTTCAATTACACTTTCAAACAAAAAATCTCTTTGATTTTTAATGTACTGGTTTTAGAAATTATCTTTTCATTACTCATCATATTTCCGTCACAGTATCTTGCTGAACAATTTATAATTGTAGAAGAAACTGAAATATTTAAAAATCTTACAGTATTCGAAACTGTTGTTTTAGTAGTGATCATGGCGCCATTGGCTGAAGAAATAATTTTCAGATATTCCTTAAGGTATAATAAGTTATTTTCAAAATTCGTTACCAAAGAAACATGGGATAAAATTTTTCCATTTATCGTGTATATATTCTCAATCTTATTCGGATTCATTCATCTTAGTAATTACACTAATGATTCTTGGAAGTTTTACGCTTTCTCACCCTTAATTATTGCATCACAGCTAACAGGAGGGTTACTTCTCAGTTATATCAGAGTACGGCTCAATATTTTGTACAGCATGCTTTATCATGCGATCTGGAATCTGCTATTTGGAATTATTGTGCCCTCGGCTTACGTACTTTTTACACCACCTTTTGTGGAAAGCAATCCAGATTATCATATCAAGATTGAAGAAAAGGCTTTTATAAGCAGTGTCTCATTTAATGCTCAGATTAAAGAAGATAAAATATATTATATCCAAGCCAGGAAATTTCAGTTTCAGAATTTACTCGACTACCTGTATGGAAAGGGAAAACTCCGTTCTGAAGAAGGTTTGATGGACATTGATTTTGAATCTGAAGAAGGAATTTCCAAAGAAGAATTTTTAAAAATCCTCCGGAAAAAATATGATATCAGATAA
- a CDS encoding DUF3467 domain-containing protein yields the protein MDNNQNPQDGNINIELNEMVAAGIYANLALVNHSPSEFVVDFIQLMPGVQQAKVRSRVILAPLHAKRVLSALQQNIANYEQQFGEIKEVEPFVLGGNNVNA from the coding sequence ATGGACAACAATCAAAACCCACAAGACGGAAACATCAACATCGAATTAAACGAAATGGTAGCGGCTGGTATCTATGCTAATTTAGCTTTGGTAAACCACTCTCCATCTGAGTTTGTAGTAGATTTCATCCAGTTAATGCCGGGTGTACAACAGGCGAAAGTAAGATCAAGAGTAATTCTTGCTCCACTTCACGCAAAAAGAGTACTTTCTGCTCTTCAACAAAATATTGCTAACTACGAGCAGCAATTCGGAGAAATCAAAGAAGTTGAACCTTTTGTATTAGGAGGTAACAACGTAAACGCATAA
- the lpxK gene encoding tetraacyldisaccharide 4'-kinase, which translates to MKRWYLYPFSLGYRMVTGVRNTMYDLGIFKSTKFRTPIICVGNLSVGGSGKSPMVMYLAKFLSKHYRTGVLSRGYGRLTKGYAVTNYESNYKMVGDEAMQLFERFKNRFVIAVSEERVPGAKKVIADMDLDVLVLDDAMQHRAIKPGFTIMMTDFNDPYFKDYLLPAGDLRESRAGSKRADIIMVSKCPDELTEETKQYYISRIRPSGRQKVFFSSIGYDENVYGKEKMLPDNNLNYYDILLITGIANPKPLLNHLAKFSQRVKHLKFRDHHNFTEADIKNIVAEYKKLGEYKLILTTEKDYVRLKTFDYLRDIVYYWPINVIIDKKEEFNQIILDYVRKN; encoded by the coding sequence ATGAAAAGATGGTACCTTTATCCCTTTTCTCTAGGTTATCGCATGGTAACGGGTGTCCGAAACACAATGTATGATCTGGGAATTTTTAAATCGACAAAATTCAGAACACCGATAATATGTGTCGGTAACCTTTCTGTAGGCGGAAGTGGAAAATCACCTATGGTGATGTATCTTGCGAAATTTTTATCAAAACATTACAGAACGGGGGTTCTTTCCAGAGGGTATGGAAGACTCACAAAGGGTTATGCCGTTACCAACTATGAAAGCAACTACAAAATGGTGGGTGATGAAGCTATGCAGCTGTTCGAACGTTTTAAAAACCGCTTTGTCATAGCCGTTTCGGAAGAAAGAGTTCCCGGAGCTAAAAAAGTAATCGCCGATATGGATCTTGATGTTCTCGTATTGGATGATGCCATGCAGCACAGAGCCATAAAACCCGGTTTTACCATCATGATGACCGATTTTAATGATCCTTATTTTAAAGATTACCTGCTTCCTGCGGGAGATTTAAGAGAATCAAGAGCGGGATCAAAAAGAGCAGATATTATCATGGTCAGCAAATGTCCCGACGAGCTTACTGAGGAAACCAAGCAATATTATATTTCACGGATAAGGCCTTCCGGACGCCAAAAAGTATTTTTTTCATCCATAGGATACGATGAAAATGTCTACGGAAAAGAGAAAATGCTTCCGGATAATAATTTGAATTATTACGACATCCTTCTCATTACAGGAATTGCCAATCCGAAACCTCTGCTGAATCATCTTGCTAAATTTTCGCAAAGAGTAAAGCATTTAAAATTCCGGGATCATCATAACTTTACAGAAGCAGATATTAAAAATATTGTGGCAGAGTATAAGAAATTAGGCGAATATAAGCTGATCTTAACTACTGAAAAAGATTATGTACGCCTTAAAACATTTGATTACCTCAGAGATATTGTCTATTACTGGCCGATCAATGTAATTATTGACAAGAAGGAAGAATTTAACCAAATCATTCTGGATTATGTTAGAAAAAATTAA
- a CDS encoding purine-nucleoside phosphorylase, protein MLEKIKKIAAFIQDVINDTPDFAIVLGSGLGKLQDEVETIHTLEYAQIPDFPQTTVVGHSGKLIYGMLEGKKVLMMSGRFHYYEGHSIENVVLPIRVFHILGIKNLILSNASGGVNSEYKIADIAIIKDHINMMPEHPLRGRNIDSFGPRFVDMSEAYSKKMISVAEKVASENHINIHQGIYVALQGPTFETPAEYGMIKAIGGDMVGMSTVPEVIVARHMGMDVFGISVITDLGGPDIVFSVSHEEVLNAANTAMPNVITIVRGLIKDYPQPL, encoded by the coding sequence ATGTTAGAAAAAATTAAGAAAATAGCGGCCTTTATACAGGATGTTATTAATGATACTCCTGATTTTGCCATTGTTTTAGGTTCTGGATTAGGAAAATTACAGGATGAGGTAGAGACAATTCATACGCTGGAATATGCTCAAATTCCCGATTTCCCACAAACAACGGTTGTCGGTCACAGCGGAAAATTAATTTACGGAATGCTGGAAGGCAAAAAAGTTCTTATGATGAGTGGCCGCTTTCATTACTATGAAGGTCACTCTATCGAAAATGTAGTGCTGCCGATCAGGGTTTTTCATATTTTAGGAATAAAAAATCTTATCCTTTCCAATGCTTCAGGGGGAGTAAACTCTGAATACAAAATTGCAGATATAGCCATCATCAAAGATCACATCAATATGATGCCCGAACATCCGCTTCGTGGAAGAAATATCGATTCTTTTGGTCCGAGATTCGTGGATATGAGTGAAGCATACAGCAAAAAAATGATTTCAGTTGCCGAGAAAGTTGCTTCAGAAAATCATATCAACATTCATCAGGGAATTTATGTAGCACTGCAGGGGCCTACTTTTGAAACACCTGCAGAATACGGAATGATAAAGGCCATTGGTGGAGACATGGTAGGAATGAGCACCGTTCCCGAAGTTATTGTAGCCAGACATATGGGAATGGATGTTTTTGGGATCTCCGTGATTACCGATCTGGGCGGACCGGATATTGTTTTCTCTGTTTCCCACGAAGAAGTTCTCAATGCTGCCAATACGGCGATGCCTAATGTAATTACAATTGTAAGAGGCCTCATCAAGGACTATCCGCAGCCGTTATAG
- a CDS encoding MFS transporter → MKTSQITTAGRIKAIVGGSIGNLVEWYDWYAYAAFAIYFSNSFFPDSDMTAQLLNTAGIFAVGFLMRPVGGWLFGSIADQIGRKKAMTFSVLLMSFGSLLIALTPTYKTIGVMAPVILLIARLLQGLSVGGEYGVSATYLSEMATSDRRGFYSSFQYVTLIGGQLIALGIQLILQKLLLTESQLESWGWRIPFVIGALLSVIALYLRANLHETEAFENKKDVDEAKKGTIKELLKHPKALLTVVGLTLGGTLAFYTYTTYMQKFLVNTVHLTKEESTLISFISLFIFACLQPVFGALSDKIGRRPLLLSFGILGTVFTYPLLNALSTTTSMWGAFFLIMAALIIVSGYTSINAVVKAELFPAEVRALGVGLPYALTVAVFGGTAEYLALWLKQQHVEHYFYWYITGCIFFSFIVYSRMKDTKKISSLDKD, encoded by the coding sequence ATGAAAACTTCTCAAATAACTACCGCCGGGAGAATTAAAGCTATTGTGGGCGGATCCATCGGAAATCTCGTTGAATGGTATGATTGGTATGCGTATGCAGCATTTGCCATTTATTTTTCAAATTCCTTCTTTCCAGATTCCGATATGACGGCACAGCTCTTAAATACCGCAGGAATTTTTGCGGTAGGTTTTCTCATGCGTCCTGTAGGCGGATGGCTTTTTGGGAGTATTGCAGACCAAATCGGGAGAAAAAAAGCCATGACATTTTCTGTATTGCTCATGTCGTTCGGCTCGCTGCTTATTGCACTCACGCCAACCTATAAAACAATAGGAGTTATGGCTCCCGTGATATTACTGATTGCGCGACTTCTACAGGGGCTTAGTGTAGGTGGAGAGTATGGTGTTTCTGCAACCTACCTTAGCGAAATGGCAACTTCCGACCGAAGAGGATTTTATTCAAGTTTTCAATACGTAACGTTGATTGGAGGGCAACTTATCGCATTAGGGATTCAATTGATTTTACAGAAATTACTCCTTACGGAAAGCCAGCTTGAAAGCTGGGGATGGAGAATTCCTTTTGTAATCGGAGCATTACTTTCCGTAATTGCGTTGTATTTAAGAGCAAATCTCCACGAAACCGAAGCTTTTGAAAACAAAAAAGATGTTGATGAAGCTAAGAAAGGAACGATAAAAGAATTATTAAAGCATCCTAAAGCATTATTGACAGTTGTTGGCCTTACATTGGGCGGAACGCTGGCATTCTATACTTACACTACCTATATGCAGAAATTTCTGGTAAATACCGTTCACCTTACTAAAGAAGAATCTACATTAATTTCTTTTATTTCGCTCTTCATTTTTGCATGTCTGCAGCCTGTCTTCGGAGCTTTGTCTGATAAGATAGGAAGAAGGCCTCTGTTGCTGAGCTTTGGAATTTTGGGAACTGTATTTACATATCCATTACTGAATGCTTTGAGTACTACCACTTCAATGTGGGGCGCTTTCTTTCTGATTATGGCTGCTCTAATTATCGTGAGTGGCTACACCTCTATTAATGCAGTGGTAAAAGCAGAACTTTTCCCTGCTGAAGTAAGAGCTTTGGGAGTAGGACTTCCTTACGCATTAACAGTAGCTGTATTCGGAGGTACGGCAGAGTATCTGGCATTATGGCTTAAACAGCAACATGTAGAGCATTATTTCTATTGGTACATAACGGGCTGTATTTTTTTCTCATTTATTGTTTATTCAAGAATGAAAGACACAAAGAAAATATCTTCTCTTGATAAGGATTAA
- a CDS encoding DUF5777 family beta-barrel protein → MTKTLLFLSIFFSGFAFAQEDLLKDIDTIQTKNTDTSLPAFKALQIVTGQSTKLPAKKEWYIIVAHRFGDVSKGFKDFFGLDDASTKLGVIYGATEWLSLNLSRETNQKTFEGGAKYRLVKQNDNFPVDIVGYNVIAVNTDLSTDNYPHLKFGDRLSYLTQALISKRFNDEFSLQLTPSYVHKNLYEPTIEDKDQFLAGIGGRYKISKRISINAEYFVNFDNHGFYKNPLSIGMDIETGGHVFQLLFTNSQMNSDIGYLTNATGRWEKGQVFFGFNLYRVF, encoded by the coding sequence ATGACAAAAACCTTACTTTTTTTGTCAATATTTTTTTCAGGTTTTGCCTTTGCACAAGAGGATCTGCTGAAAGATATTGATACTATTCAAACAAAAAACACAGACACTTCACTACCTGCCTTTAAAGCATTGCAGATTGTTACCGGACAATCTACAAAGTTACCCGCCAAAAAAGAATGGTATATTATTGTAGCACATCGTTTTGGAGATGTTAGTAAAGGCTTTAAAGACTTTTTCGGGTTGGATGATGCTTCTACTAAACTGGGGGTTATTTACGGAGCTACAGAATGGCTTTCCCTGAATTTATCAAGGGAAACCAACCAGAAAACTTTTGAAGGGGGTGCAAAATACAGATTAGTAAAACAAAATGATAATTTTCCTGTTGATATCGTTGGTTATAATGTCATAGCCGTAAATACCGATCTGAGCACAGATAATTATCCTCATCTTAAGTTTGGAGACAGATTATCTTATCTTACTCAGGCCTTGATTTCTAAAAGATTTAATGATGAATTTTCATTACAGTTGACACCATCTTACGTTCACAAAAACCTGTACGAACCTACCATAGAAGATAAAGATCAGTTTTTGGCGGGCATCGGAGGAAGATACAAGATCTCAAAAAGAATATCCATCAATGCAGAATATTTTGTGAATTTTGATAACCACGGCTTTTATAAAAATCCTCTATCTATAGGAATGGATATTGAAACGGGAGGCCACGTTTTTCAGCTGTTATTTACCAATTCGCAAATGAATTCGGATATCGGATATCTTACGAATGCCACCGGAAGATGGGAAAAAGGACAGGTTTTCTTCGGGTTTAATCTTTATAGAGTTTTTTAA
- a CDS encoding Crp/Fnr family transcriptional regulator — protein MGKKFLTELDKNALFTEVKAKTEIIREGQKNKFVPFLIKGSIRVFTLNDGRELIYYYIRANDSCLMTFSSIFTDYVSRVYAIAEEDSEVMLIPVSVVHEWLITFPEINRVFYHEYDKRFSDVMSMVNDAVFHRLDKRVLNYIKQQMSVTGNNPIRLTHREIASNLGTSREVVSRVLKKMENEGEISQTKEGIKVPMNENVIQG, from the coding sequence TTGGGTAAGAAATTTTTAACCGAGCTTGATAAAAATGCACTCTTTACCGAAGTTAAAGCCAAGACCGAAATTATCCGGGAAGGACAAAAAAACAAATTTGTCCCTTTCCTGATTAAAGGTTCCATAAGAGTTTTCACTTTAAATGACGGCCGCGAGCTTATTTATTATTATATCAGAGCTAATGACAGCTGTCTGATGACTTTCTCATCTATTTTTACAGATTATGTAAGCAGGGTATATGCTATTGCAGAGGAGGATTCCGAAGTCATGCTTATCCCTGTTTCCGTGGTTCATGAATGGCTGATAACCTTTCCTGAAATAAACAGGGTTTTTTATCATGAATACGATAAAAGATTTTCGGATGTCATGAGCATGGTAAACGATGCCGTGTTTCACAGGCTTGACAAAAGAGTATTGAATTACATTAAGCAACAAATGTCCGTTACGGGAAATAACCCGATTAGGCTTACCCATCGTGAAATTGCCAGTAATCTTGGCACTTCCAGAGAAGTAGTGAGCCGTGTTTTGAAAAAAATGGAAAACGAAGGTGAAATTTCGCAGACCAAAGAAGGCATCAAAGTGCCTATGAATGAAAATGTTATACAAGGCTAA
- a CDS encoding ABC transporter ATP-binding protein, translating into MKKQDTWSIIKRLFFIGMKFRSWFILTLIISIILAMVSTYRPYLTMEVVDNDITKLKDKALMMKHIYILVGLVFAETVLNFFLVYFSNYISQNVIRDIRQRLYNKLIYFKTSFFDKTPIGQLVTRAVGDVETIATVYTDGFLMVFGDVLRIVFVLVMMFSTNVHLSYITLAILPLMVVITRFFQKRLKKAFGDERNWTSNQNSFVQERLAGMPIIQVFNRQGSEFKKFDEINITLKGALLRTVFIFSLFFPVVELISSLFIGFILFYGGYITISAGVVIAFIQYISMLIRPLRQIADRFNNIQRGIVGAERVLGLMDEENSMPNTGTVQKDHFEGKIEFRNVHFAYDEKQEVLKGIDFKVNPGETVAIVGATGAGKSTIISLITRLYDINSGNILIDDVDLKDYELYCLRSHIGVVLQDVFLFHGSIFENLSFGDDSITMEQIKAGAKEIEVDEFIESLPGGYDYVVSERGSSISLGQRQLLSFLRAYLSDPKILILDEATSSIDHESEKLIQRATEKITKNRTSIIIAHRLSTIEKADKIIVMEHGKIVEEGKHLELLDKNGYYATLYKAQLKHEVELEEEESKK; encoded by the coding sequence ATGAAAAAACAAGATACCTGGAGTATAATCAAAAGGCTGTTCTTTATCGGAATGAAATTCCGTTCCTGGTTCATCCTTACCTTGATTATCTCTATCATACTGGCAATGGTTTCTACCTACAGGCCTTACCTTACTATGGAAGTGGTGGATAATGACATCACCAAGCTGAAAGACAAGGCTTTGATGATGAAGCATATTTATATTCTGGTAGGTCTTGTATTTGCAGAAACTGTTTTAAACTTTTTCCTGGTTTATTTTTCCAACTATATCTCGCAGAATGTGATTCGGGATATCAGACAGAGACTTTATAATAAACTTATTTACTTTAAAACTTCATTTTTCGATAAGACACCTATTGGGCAACTGGTTACCAGAGCGGTAGGCGATGTGGAAACAATAGCGACGGTGTATACGGATGGTTTTCTGATGGTTTTCGGGGATGTCCTTAGAATTGTTTTTGTATTGGTGATGATGTTCAGTACCAATGTGCATCTCAGTTATATTACGTTGGCTATTCTTCCTTTAATGGTTGTTATTACACGATTCTTCCAGAAAAGGCTGAAAAAAGCTTTCGGAGATGAAAGAAACTGGACTTCCAATCAGAACTCATTCGTTCAGGAGCGACTGGCGGGGATGCCGATTATTCAGGTATTCAACAGGCAGGGCTCTGAATTTAAAAAATTTGACGAAATCAATATTACACTGAAAGGCGCATTGCTGCGAACTGTTTTTATCTTCTCATTATTCTTCCCTGTAGTAGAACTGATCTCTTCACTTTTCATTGGGTTTATCCTGTTTTACGGAGGTTACATCACCATTAGCGCAGGCGTTGTTATTGCATTTATCCAGTATATTTCCATGCTGATCCGCCCTTTGAGACAAATTGCAGACCGTTTTAACAATATACAGCGAGGTATTGTAGGGGCAGAAAGAGTATTAGGATTAATGGATGAAGAAAACTCAATGCCGAATACAGGAACCGTTCAGAAAGATCATTTTGAAGGAAAAATTGAATTCAGAAATGTTCACTTTGCCTATGACGAAAAACAGGAAGTATTAAAGGGAATTGATTTTAAAGTAAATCCAGGGGAAACCGTGGCTATTGTTGGTGCTACCGGAGCAGGAAAATCAACTATTATTAGTTTGATTACCCGGTTATACGACATCAATTCGGGAAATATCCTGATTGATGATGTGGATCTTAAAGATTATGAACTCTACTGTCTCCGAAGTCACATTGGCGTCGTGTTGCAGGATGTTTTCCTTTTCCACGGCAGTATTTTTGAGAACCTTTCTTTCGGCGACGATTCCATTACGATGGAACAGATCAAAGCCGGAGCGAAGGAAATTGAGGTCGATGAGTTTATCGAAAGTCTTCCTGGAGGATACGATTACGTAGTGAGTGAAAGAGGCTCTTCTATCTCTCTCGGACAAAGACAGCTGTTATCTTTTTTAAGAGCGTATCTTTCGGATCCTAAGATCCTGATCCTGGATGAAGCCACCTCATCAATTGATCATGAAAGTGAGAAGCTGATTCAAAGAGCAACGGAAAAAATAACAAAAAACAGAACATCTATTATCATTGCCCACAGACTTTCTACCATTGAAAAAGCTGACAAAATCATTGTTATGGAACACGGTAAAATTGTAGAGGAAGGAAAGCATCTTGAACTTTTGGATAAAAACGGGTATTACGCCACGTTATACAAAGCTCAGTTGAAACATGAAGTTGAATTGGAGGAAGAGGAAAGTAAAAAATAA
- a CDS encoding T9SS type A sorting domain-containing protein yields the protein MKKILLTLSMAAASSLGAQFFSTGTVNLPTASMTVKIVTNPTTVTLTVTGDSNSMLGIGFGTNGMEAGADGFIYNSSSNRDYGFSGVGIAPTADPSQDWTVTSNTVSGSTRTIIATRSLAGGSGDFALTNDNTSIDIFYARRAGNLAIGNHSSLRDYATLTRTSVLATGEVAAENKNIMLYPNPAKETVSFNNADKIKSVDIFESTGRKIRTVKMDGKEINVSDLKSGNYYFEIILKDGSTVFEKLIKE from the coding sequence ATGAAAAAAATTTTACTCACATTATCAATGGCTGCGGCTTCCTCACTCGGAGCACAGTTTTTTTCGACAGGTACGGTAAATTTACCCACCGCTTCTATGACTGTAAAAATTGTTACGAATCCTACAACGGTAACACTCACCGTAACGGGTGACAGTAACTCGATGCTGGGAATAGGTTTTGGAACTAATGGAATGGAAGCTGGTGCAGATGGTTTCATTTATAATTCTTCTTCTAATAGAGATTACGGATTTAGTGGAGTGGGAATTGCTCCAACTGCTGATCCTTCTCAAGACTGGACGGTTACTTCAAACACCGTATCCGGAAGTACAAGAACTATTATCGCAACAAGAAGCTTGGCGGGTGGATCAGGAGACTTCGCGCTTACAAATGATAATACCAGCATCGATATTTTCTATGCAAGAAGAGCGGGGAATTTAGCGATCGGTAATCACAGTTCATTAAGGGATTATGCTACATTAACCAGGACATCCGTACTGGCGACTGGAGAAGTCGCAGCAGAAAACAAAAATATTATGCTGTATCCAAATCCGGCAAAAGAGACAGTAAGCTTTAATAATGCTGACAAGATAAAATCAGTTGATATATTTGAATCTACAGGAAGAAAGATCAGAACTGTGAAAATGGATGGAAAAGAAATTAATGTTTCCGATTTGAAATCAGGAAATTATTATTTTGAGATTATTTTAAAAGACGGGTCAACGGTTTTTGAAAAGTTGATTAAAGAATAA
- a CDS encoding c-type cytochrome, with translation MKKCIYIISTAAVFIACESRTYEEISDNTPITEEVTYNKDVKQIIDANCVSCHSPGAQALTNYTEVKNNIDNIIDRISRPNGDPLKMPQGGSLSPTQINIITKWKADGLSEN, from the coding sequence ATGAAAAAGTGCATATATATTATTTCAACGGCAGCAGTATTCATTGCCTGTGAAAGCAGAACCTATGAAGAGATCTCTGATAATACTCCAATTACCGAAGAAGTGACTTACAATAAGGATGTTAAACAAATTATAGATGCCAATTGTGTGAGTTGTCACTCTCCCGGGGCTCAGGCTCTGACGAATTACACAGAGGTAAAAAATAATATCGACAATATTATAGACCGAATCAGCAGGCCTAACGGAGATCCGCTGAAGATGCCGCAAGGCGGAAGTTTGTCGCCCACACAAATTAATATCATCACCAAATGGAAAGCAGACGGACTTTCCGAAAACTAA
- the truA gene encoding tRNA pseudouridine(38-40) synthase TruA: protein MRYFIEFSYNGKNYFGYQIQPNAISVQEEMEKALSTILREEIKTTGAGRTDTGVHAKKIFAHFDTEKVLDQDLTRRLNSFLPPDISVKRIFPVKNDFHARFDATYRTYEYYISLEKNPFTEDSAWQHWRRLLDINPMNDACKILFEYEDFTSFAKLHTDNKTNLCKIYKAEWEQNGSELKFMVSANRFLRNMVRAIVGTMVEIGAGKLKPEDLRSVIENKNRNSAGTSAPAHGLYLVDVGYDFE, encoded by the coding sequence GTGAGGTATTTTATTGAATTTTCCTACAACGGCAAGAATTATTTCGGGTATCAGATTCAACCGAATGCTATTTCCGTGCAGGAAGAGATGGAAAAAGCTCTTTCTACCATATTAAGGGAAGAAATCAAAACGACAGGAGCCGGAAGAACGGACACCGGTGTACATGCCAAGAAAATTTTTGCTCATTTTGACACGGAAAAAGTACTTGACCAAGACCTGACAAGAAGATTAAACAGTTTTCTTCCACCGGATATTTCGGTTAAGAGAATCTTTCCTGTGAAAAATGATTTCCATGCCAGGTTTGATGCTACTTACAGGACCTACGAATATTATATTTCCTTAGAAAAAAATCCGTTTACGGAAGATTCTGCATGGCAACATTGGAGAAGACTGCTTGATATTAATCCCATGAATGATGCTTGCAAAATCTTATTCGAATATGAAGATTTTACCAGCTTTGCCAAATTGCATACGGACAATAAAACCAACCTCTGCAAAATCTATAAGGCAGAATGGGAACAAAACGGAAGCGAACTGAAGTTCATGGTTTCAGCCAACCGTTTTTTAAGAAATATGGTAAGAGCTATTGTGGGAACCATGGTGGAAATTGGTGCCGGAAAATTAAAACCTGAAGATCTACGCTCAGTTATTGAAAATAAAAACAGAAATTCGGCGGGTACTTCTGCCCCGGCTCACGGATTGTACCTCGTGGATGTGGGCTATGATTTTGAATAA
- a CDS encoding ankyrin repeat domain-containing protein: protein MKKLILLLTVFLGFTCTMAQDKTKSIFDIARNGTVAEVKELMKQNPDIINQTSESGFTPLILACYRGNVEVAKFLIDNVRDVNYRSGDGTALSGLAVKYNKDLVEYLLKKNADPNIADANGATPLFWAVKFGNMELTELLLKYKADKTIKDSQGMTPFEYALQTNNKEIINLLKN from the coding sequence ATGAAAAAGCTGATATTACTGTTAACGGTATTTCTGGGATTCACATGTACAATGGCCCAGGACAAAACAAAATCAATTTTTGACATTGCACGTAACGGAACTGTTGCGGAGGTAAAAGAACTGATGAAACAGAATCCTGATATCATCAACCAAACTAGTGAAAGCGGCTTTACACCACTTATTCTCGCATGCTATAGAGGAAATGTTGAGGTTGCCAAGTTTCTGATAGATAATGTTAGAGATGTAAATTACAGAAGTGGTGACGGAACTGCCCTTTCAGGACTTGCAGTAAAATATAATAAGGATCTTGTGGAGTATCTTCTGAAAAAAAATGCCGATCCGAATATTGCAGATGCCAACGGCGCAACTCCTTTATTTTGGGCCGTGAAATTCGGGAATATGGAACTAACGGAATTATTGCTGAAATACAAGGCCGATAAAACCATAAAAGATTCGCAGGGAATGACTCCTTTTGAGTATGCCCTTCAGACCAATAACAAAGAAATAATTAATCTCCTAAAAAATTAA
- a CDS encoding YceI family protein codes for MKKLILLIVLMITGNFLLAQKYMSKTGKVTFEASVPLFEDVFAQDDNNVVVFNADNGDIASVSVVKNFHFKTKLMEEHFNESYAETAKYPKTTFSGKIVNFDKSKLSASPQKYTVQGTLNFHGVAKAYTSIATMYAKDGKIYLSGKFSVKAADHKVTIPKMVMKKVAETVNVEYNYVLIKQ; via the coding sequence ATGAAAAAACTGATCCTATTAATTGTTTTAATGATTACGGGTAATTTTCTTTTAGCCCAGAAATATATGTCTAAAACAGGAAAGGTAACTTTTGAAGCCTCAGTTCCTCTTTTTGAAGATGTTTTTGCACAGGATGACAATAATGTTGTTGTTTTCAATGCTGATAACGGAGATATTGCATCTGTTTCAGTAGTTAAAAACTTTCATTTTAAAACCAAACTGATGGAAGAGCATTTTAACGAAAGCTATGCAGAAACGGCCAAATACCCGAAAACTACTTTTAGTGGTAAAATTGTAAATTTTGATAAATCAAAACTTTCTGCTTCTCCTCAAAAATATACGGTACAGGGAACACTCAATTTTCATGGAGTGGCAAAGGCATATACATCAATTGCAACAATGTACGCCAAAGATGGAAAAATTTACTTAAGTGGAAAATTCTCGGTAAAAGCTGCTGATCATAAAGTGACAATCCCTAAAATGGTGATGAAAAAAGTAGCAGAAACTGTGAATGTTGAATATAATTATGTTTTGATAAAACAATGA